The DNA window ATAGCTTAATCCAAGAAGCTCATCGACATGGAAGTAGAGATCGACGATTACGGTCGAATTGTCATTCCGAAAGAAGTCCGAGATCACCTCGGTATTGATTCGGGGACTGCTCTCAAATTGACTTCTCCCCTCGATGAATCGAGGGGATTCTTCCTTACGGAAAAGTGAAAGTAAGAGGTTGGCGCGTTTAATCTCTTCAGATACCTAAAAGGCCGTTTCCAACCTCTCCTTCCCGATCCGCTCGTACGGATTTCTCCGTAAGTCGGCTCTCTACGGAGTCTCTCTAGAGGCACATCGGCCTCACGTTTCCGTGATGCATCTACTACATTCCCATTCAGGAACGCACACTTCCGTCCCTTCTCATCTAGGGCAGGCTTCCAATTTCGGGGTGTTTCAATCCCCTACCAGTTCTCGGATACTTATCCGGTCCCTCCTGCCGTGGATTCCAACCACTTTGTCGGGGACTCGTCGATCATCCTTTGTACTTTGTATTTGAGACTCCGTTGTCCACCTTCGCCAATGGCAACCATTTTCGGGTTGCTCCAAGACTACTACGTAGGCTCCGCCAACACCCGGCAAACATCGGTAGATCTAGGTACCTTCACATCTTGCCGGGTGTATCCTGGATCCTCAGGTCCATTCACATTCGCTAAGCGTAGGCCCCGCCTTCCTTCTGTCCCTTGTACCCGGCAGGACAACCGGGCTATCGCGAGCGGAACCGCAAAAGCGTGGTGCAGGCTCCGTGCCTCCAAAGTCTTAGGAGGCCATCTGTTGGACAAATTCTTAATCCTCCAGTACTCGCGCAGACCTCTTTTGGCGTCCCGGCATGAACAGATAAAACGTTGCTGTCTGATAGCAGTAGCGCATTCCATCCTCACGGGACATGTCTTCGCCAAAAGATTCAATCTCTGAAGCAGCTTCAGTCTGGGGGAAACTTTCCCG is part of the Salinibacter ruber DSM 13855 genome and encodes:
- a CDS encoding AbrB/MazE/SpoVT family DNA-binding domain-containing protein; translated protein: MEVEIDDYGRIVIPKEVRDHLGIDSGTALKLTSPLDESRGFFLTEK